The following are encoded in a window of Manduca sexta isolate Smith_Timp_Sample1 chromosome 16, JHU_Msex_v1.0, whole genome shotgun sequence genomic DNA:
- the LOC115448004 gene encoding hemocyte protein-glutamine gamma-glutamyltransferase — MSPLQVSEVHFYPKENAKTHNTNKYDVVNEEDPKTTIVRRGQPFKGMVRFNRPYDETKDLVQLVFSLGKRVHMETQGTMYIRPDAVQDKHTWTAKLTASKENTLSFEVTTPVTVPVGNWALQVVTRLKSTSQRMVYKYEQDLYILFNPWNQDDQTYMEDSKLLKEYVLQDVGKVWQGRFSKPWAFGQFDDVVLPACMYMLERANMPFHHRGDPIKMSRIISRIVNVNDDGGVVIGRWYGEYKDGTAPWDWTGSVDILSQYLKTKRSVAYGQCWVFACVLNTVCRALGLPSRVVTNLSSAHDGDKSLSIDNYFSEDMKELPDMSPDSIWNYHVWNDVWMARPDLPAGFGGWQAVDATPQELSQGMHQCGPAPVIAVKKGEIGFNYDVDFLLSTVNADVLHWRKDDNAELGYSVVGSDKYKVGRQILTKKPFVFDPYGDKDVEDITHQYKYKEGTNSERIALMNGVRQSEKARRYYDVLKTMNNDVKFSLRDIETVTIGNDFSVAVDIENTSDKGHNVKASLSAISVYYNGVRANVVKEVEQNIFVGPHKKETMSVSVTYGEYLPKLVEHCNMKISAMAMVEATKQAWADADDFQILKPKIDFKVNNKLVLNQPSPVVLSFKNPLDRPLTGCEFRLTSSGVVGRTMHLPAANVEAHGMVHAELKLMPKKLGKVEFVATFKSVQLTDVHGAASVEVLPK, encoded by the exons ATGAGTCCGTTGCAAGTAAGCGAAGTACATTTCTATCCCAAAGAAAACGCAAAAACCCATAACACTAACAA GTACGATGTAGTAAACGAAGAAGATCCAAAAACCACAATAGTCCGTCGCGGGCAGCCGTTCAAGGGCATGGTGCGTTTCAACCGGCCCTATGACGAAACCAAGGACTTGGTACAGCTTGTGTTCTCTCTTG GTAAAAGAGTACACATGGAAACCCAAGGAACCATGTACATTCGCCCCGACGCTGTGCAGGACAAACACACGTGGACAGCCAAACTGACAGCATCCAAGGAGAATACTCTTTCCTTTGAA GTAACAACTCCAGTCACTGTTCCTGTGGGAAACTGGGCACTCCAGGTAGTCACTAGACTAAAGAGCACGTCACAAAGGATGGTATACAAATACGAACAAGACCTCTACATCCTCTTCAACCCATGGAATCAAG ATGACCAGACTTACATGGAGGACAGCAAGCTCCTCAAAGAATACGTACTGCAGGACGTCGGCAAGGTGTGGCAGGGGCGCTTCAGCAAGCCCTGGGCGTTCGGCCAGTTCGATGATGTAGTCCTGCCAGCCTGCATGTACATGCTAGAAAGAGCTAATATGCCCTTCCACCA TCGTGGAGACCCAATCAAAATGTCCCGTATCATCTCCCGGATCGTAAATGTAAATGACGACGGCGGCGTGGTTATTGGCCGCTGGTATGGAGAATACAAAGATGGGACAGCACCTTGGGATTGGACGGGCTCCGTGGACATCCTCAGCCAGTACCTGAAGACCAAGCGCTCCGTGGCTTACGGACAATGCTGGGTGTTTGCGTGCGTACTTAACACTG tttgcCGCGCTCTTGGTTTGCCATCTCGCGTGGTGACCAATCTTTCATCAGCTCATGACGGTGACAAGTCCTTAAGCATAGACAATTACTTCTCGGAAGACATGAAGGAACTACCAGACATGTCGCCCGACTCCATCTGGAACTACCATGTCTGGAATGACGTTTGGATGGCGCGCCCTGACTTGCCCGCAG GCTTCGGCGGGTGGCAAGCTGTAGACGCGACTCCTCAGGAGCTCTCCCAGGGCATGCACCAATGCGGGCCAGCGCCTGTGATAGCCGTCAAAAAAGGAGAAATCGGATTTAATTATGACGTAGACTTCCTATTATCAACAGTCAACGCTGACGTATTGCATTGGAGAAAGGACGATAATGCAGAGCTGGGATACTCCGTAGTTGGTTCGGATAAGTACAA GGTCGGCCGTCAGATCCTCACTAAGAAGCCATTTGTCTTTGACCCTTATGGTGACAAAGATGTAGAGGACATCACACATCAGTACAAATACAAAGAGGGCACCAATTCAGAGCGGATAGCACTGATGAACGGTGTACGTCAATCTGAGAAGGCCAGGag GTATTACGACGTACTGAAGACGATGAATAATGACGTCAAGTTCTCGCTGAGGGACATCGAGACAGTGACCATCGGCAATGACTTCAGCGTCGCTGTTGACATCGAGAACACTTCTGATAAA GGCCACAACGTCAAGGCCTCGTTGTCAGCAATCAGCGTGTACTACAATGGCGTAAGAGCTAATGTAGTGAAGGAAGTAGAACAAAACATCTTCGTAGGCCCGCACAAAA aAGAAACTATGAGCGTTTCGGTGACATACGGAGAATATTTACCAAAGTTGGTAGAGCACTGTAACATGAAGATATCTGCGATGGCGATGGTTGAGGCAACCAAGCAGGCGTGGGCAGATGCCGATGACTTCCAAATCCTCAAACCTAAAATTGACTTTAAG GTCAACAACAAACTAGTCCTGAACCAACCTTCACCAGTGGTGTTGTCCTTCAAAAACCCTCTGGACCGCCCTCTTACTGGTTGCGAATTTCGACTGACGTCATCAGGCGTCGTTGGCAGGACGATGCATCTGCCCGCTGCCAACGTGGAGGCACATGGAATGGTTCATGCTGAGCTAAAGTTAATGCCTAAA aaactGGGCAAAGTCGAGTTTGTGGCGACGTTCAAGTCGGTCCAGCTCACCGACGTTCATGGAGCTGCCAGTGTAGAAGTCTTGCCAAAATAA